Genomic DNA from Oryza sativa Japonica Group chromosome 5, ASM3414082v1:
GTATTAGAAATTAttgcattaaaaaaaagaacagcatAGATCCAGTACATAAGCGTGTTGAAGCACGTCGCAATTTGGGCGGTTCTTTCCGATTAAAGACGGGCGTAAAAAAGCGCCTTTTTGCTCCATTTCTCCGTTCGATCGTTGAGCTTTTGCACGCATATGGACGAACACACCACACGCACGGCTGGCTAGCAGGTATACGTTGCCGGTTTTGGTTGTATCGATCGATCGGCCCGGGGAAAAAAAGCAAGGGTGGACGAtctgccggcggcgagcgcgtcaAATGGACGTACTACGTTGAGAGCGACGACACGCGTACTCGCGCATGTTGTACCATGTGGCGTCGATTGGGCCGACACGGCCATCGTATTATTCTTTCTTCCATCGAAAGCAACTAGGAATACTAGTAGCTAGTATATGGGCATTAGGtactttttgagcttttttacTATACTCTCCAATCTCCCATAGTGTGCCAGAATGCGTTCTCACGCCCATGCCGAGACCAATTAACTCtaccacgtacgtacgtatactcCGGTTAATGGTGCAGAAAAGGGTCAAAAGGCAAGTGCGTTATCGGCTTATCCGATAGGTGCACTTTTTGTGTGCTAGCTCGGCCAGCTAGCTGCCATGCATCATACGCAGTGGCGGTTCTATGAATTTTTATTGGGTAGTTCTATATATCATATACATCAAAACTGCATAATATCAAAATTAAATCTATTTTGTTAATATTTTCATCAGATTTAAAAGATGGGATACTCCTACACTAAAACGAAGGGTGGTCCTTGGAATTTTGAACCACCACTGATCATACCATACAGTACGGTGTAACAAAAATTGTTAGTATTTCCAAGGACGCCACTAATCATATAGTACGGTGTAACAAAATGTTAGTGCTCTCTCCGTTTAATATTATatatgttactaatttttttctataaatttgatcgacttaaaaaagtttaattagataaaatgtaaaaaaaacaacttataGTAAAAAACAAAGGATGTAGTAATTAGTAGGGAAGATAAGAAGATTCATGGTTCTAAATTATTATTCCTACTTTGCTTTAGACATGTATTAATTTGTAGCTGGAGATTGAAGCCTATACTGGCCAGAGCGTGTGAAAGAATCTCCATATATATACTTTTCGTACTGTTTACGATTAGTAGCTCGATCGAGAGAAGTGGACGACGATGCGTGGGCAGCTAGACGTCGACGTACGGATTCTTCACTTCGCCGGAATGTTTTCGCTGTGGGATCGAATTGAACACACTACACACGTACAGTACGTCGGTATCGTGGCAATCGCTGCCGTACGTACGCGCGTGCGCCGTGGAGGAATATCACCCCAAGCACATTCCATAGAATCTCCTGCATGTGAACATCAGTCGATCGTGCCAAAACCCTTTTTGTTCATACAAATTACTAGTAGATCTTTCGGTGTTTCCAGGATGATAATCTTTGGCAACATTAAGTTTAACTATCCCAAAGCTTCACAAAAGAAACTATAAATACATATGAAGACTGCGCTGCACTAACAGAGAGAGTGTACAGCATGTCGTATGATGAGTATACAGATAATTGACCAGATTTTGTACTAACAGTGTGGTAGTAGCATTCATAGAATCTCCAGTGAACATGGACACACTGATCGTGCGAAAAACCTTTTTGCTCATACAGATTAGTAGTatatttttcattgtttttaggAAAGCAACCTTTTGTCAACGTTAAGTTTATCCCAAAgcttcattttattttattttttaaaaaaaaactatgatgtCTACAGTGTAACAGAGAGAGTGTATAGCATGTCCAATGTATTGTGTACATATACAAATAATTGACCAAATTTTGTAACAGTGGTGGTATCACTAGCACCATCATTCATGAGAACATGTGGAGCAACGTGGGAGCAGTGAAGTGGGAGGGACGGAGGCAGCCAAGCCAAATCTCGCATTTTTGAGGGCCCCGCACCGGATCCTAGGAGCCaaaaaagtgggacccacaaCTACGAGCCGCCACGTAAGGCAGGAGAAGGGAGGTAGGTGGGCCCCCCACCCTCTGGCCGTGGCAAGTGGGTgtgcgtgggccccaccacgttGCGGATACAGCCGACAGCACCGGTGGGCCCCCACCCCCCTCCCAaccacgtggccctccctccctcccgggcCCCACCACGACCGTTGGTAGTTACAGGGGACGCCTCTACACTATCGACTCTGTTTTCTCTTCAAGCATAGCGAGCCAAATGCTAATAATTGGCCAGTTAGGTATAGATTGATCATTTGGTGTGATCTTGTCTcttggtttttaaaaatttcttgTACGCAATCGAACGAGTCGGTTAATTGGGACCATGCGATCAATGCGATTTGCAAAATGATCCTGATCGAATAGTCGCGTAATTTGTCCATGGTCCACGCGACAGACGCATGATCGAATCATCTCCCAAGTTACAGAGATCGACGCTGGTACTAGgggtagctatatttatgacgccatattttttatcaaaaaatagtcggcatgtatttatattgtaagtcactaaattacatatgtaattttaatatatttacaatgtaagtctcaaaattacatatgtaagtactaaaattacatatgtaaattcgaaaattacatactaattacatatgtaagtggggtgtaaatgaggtgtaactactatgtaagtggctgaaaaaaaaatcgactatAGCATATGACGCTATATTTATAGCAACTCCGGGTACTAGTGCCGTTTCGTCCTGTTCTTCCGTTGTTCCCTCACGAGCACTTCGTATTTTACACTCACTACCAACAAGACCAAAACGCACTGTGTACGTATATGGAGCACAAGCATACCTATCtgtccttaaaaaaattaaacctgGATTTAAATCAGACACATATCTTAAAATAGAAATGTGTATATAGATTCAGACTCAGGGTTTAATTCTTTTAGGACATAGTAGTATACTAGTAGTgtgatactctctccgtcttaaaatataaaaacttagGACCGAATAGgatattttctagtactatACATCTAATTAACTGtcctagattcttatatttggacggagggagtatatgcatcCAATTATCTGCACCTGCCGGCTTGGTGGCCGGTCAGATCCAAATTAAATTTGACCCTCCCTGAATGCAGCCATCTCCACGATCTCGCAATCTCGCGCTGGTGTCTGTTTCTGGAGGCTCACAATTAGCTATACTAGCGGTAGGGTTggtagctaattaagctagtatTAGCCTCTTGAAGCAGACAACGCGGCAATGGTAGGTAGTAGAACCGTCGtggaagtagtagtagtaggaagGAATGCCGATCAGGTTCAGCTGCTAAATCAAAATCAAAGACTTGTAACGACTCGGAAGTGACCATGATCAACTCTCCTCTCCATCCTCACCAACCCACGTCGCCCGTCAACTTAAATCCGCCGCGTCCGCTGCTCGTCTCCGTCGCAACTGTCGGCAAGCGTCCGTCCCTGGCCACGATTCAGAGAGATTTCCATTTGCGAATGGTCGGCGCTGTGCCTGGCCGATCCGCATCATGTCAGCGTGAGATCGACAGTGTCTTCTctgctgcgacgacgacgacgggcggTCGCGACTGGACACGGCACGTATCGTCGTCGGCGATGGAATATCGATATATCCGGCCACGCACGTTGGGACAAGACAGGAGTCTCAGGGCAGGGGGCCCCGGGCCATGAGACACGCCGGCCAACCAGGGAGGGCGTCATGTGGCTGCCAGGCGCGGCGCCACCTCGCGCCCATGCCACGCTGCAGTTGGCTCACGCGTAGCTGTCTGCCGTGAGTACGCGTGGGCGATTCTCTCCGGTTCCATATGTCACCCGTCCTACGGTCCATTTCGTATCGCCGGTGAGAAGAATAATCCGTGCATCGCGACTAGACGTTGTTGTTTCTGAACTGGAAGTAGCCTGGTTTTGTTTAATTGGGCTCGGTGTCTGGCTTTAGGCCACTGACCAAAGCAAACATTTTGGAGATCACAACCTGTGACGTCTGATACGACCACATGTCGGGTGAGTGTCTATGAATGTCTGCATCAGCTAGCGTGGTCGGTACAAACAGGATCATGTTGTTTTGGATAGAACAACAAAAAGAAATCCATGGATTAGTAGAGCAATGCCACAATTTTGTTTGTGATCATGCATGATTTATCGATGGTCATAGAGACATAAAAGTGGTGATGGAAATGATAAAAGTAGTGCCGGCAAGATCTCTTTTGCACACGCAAGCGCAGGCGGTGTATAAGAAAAGGCTTCGTTGATCATAATCCCGTGTTTAAAAATTGTTAGGCTGTTCCCTTTAGTTAGTACGTAGGTTTCAGTTAACATCTTTGTGACAAATGTGGAATATACAGGTCTGTTTCCTGAGAGAAACTCTGTTGTGATTTGTTCTGCTAGGGGGAAGTCGGTTAAGTAAAGGATGTCATGTCGTACGTCAGCTCACCTGATCTTAATCCTAGTCGACTAGTCGTCGATGTTGTTGCGTCACATGAGAGAGGGCTCAAATTAGGCGATCACCCAGGAGTACCAACCATACCAAATCCATCATGCCAGCATtaacatattaattaattaaggtgcTGGTTGGAGCCGACTTACCGCAAGCTGTGTAACGCGTTGATAGAGTAGAAAAATGTTACTTTCATTGTTTTATCTGGTGGAGCCAGCGATATCGTCAAACCTAAAAGATAAATAGTAACGTTTATTAATGATCGATGTTTTATACTGTAAATGTTACTACCAAAGAAAAGGACAGTAAAAAATTGATGGCGGAGCCCAAATGTCTTGCTGGTTACGCACCACCGTGTAACGAAATTAGGACATGTTTGAACCTCCATATTGAAGAGCATATTAGCAGCACGCAAAACGAAATAGCTTACTAGCAcataataattaattactaaCTAATATaaagtaaaaatatatttatttaattatttaaaaaaattctatatataaataaaatatactcGCTTTAACTTCCATcctagtaaaaaataaaaatatttaagtttgtccaagtttataaaaaatataacaatatttttaacacaaaataagcatactactaaaatatattaatattaatcttaattaaattaatttggtgttgtataatgtcgacgtttgatgtctcgactacggtatttgcatggtatggggatcgttggtactagaatatacgcgagactgagttaaaagagatggagacagggatttttatacaggttcgagcccctgaattgtcaggtaataaccctacatcctgttggccgaagccggtattgctcttatttatgataatcacaccagtacaatatttggggtagcctatctaactgttgtcgacctGGCGGTCTGatgatctgactcgtagtcgacaacagggtagctttcctcctcgaatccgtgcccggcgagatcagagatagcgctttcgtctctcctgacagtatccggagacaccgtagggtaccagtcgtgcttatccctgaagtcgatatccggcagcgtgtcttggcgtatgtaggcttttATGTTGTGTcttctatgtcgattgtgttgggtgttcctcgtctcccctctcttcctaggggggcttgtatttatacccataggtgttctTTTGTTCAAGTAAAACTAGGGAAaacaatatggatacaatctaagtagtccttgtcgtttacatgtagaactctggttgtcttttcttatccggaactcctcctatattcgAAGGTTgattccgtataggacatggtatgtagtgggtcctaccgagatttaatcaactactattaggtatgtggtattcaTAACCCTgacatatatgtttttaatttttataaacttggtcaataTTTaataagtttgaaaaaaaatgacttGCAACATAATACGAAGACAGTATCGGTTAACGGTTCAGGAAGTGGTGTATTGTCGGAAAACTCAGCCTTTGATCCCGATGGTCCGATCGGTCACATAGGTCTCGGACGCAGTGCATGTtaggtactccctctatccgaaaaaaacttaaaaatggcATGCATGCTAGGTCACTTAATTTGGACAAAAGGGTAATTCAGATTCATTCTACCAGGAGGGGATGTGagggttttcgtttttttacggagggagcaAGCCATATAACCCCATGGGTTCTCGTGTAGGTACGGGTGTGTTCGGATGCTACTTTTCTCAactcctctccctcgttttttctgcgcacgcttttcaaattgttaaatggtttgtttttttaaatagtttctatatgaaagttgctttaaaaaatccaattaattcatttttgaaaaaaaaaattaacaaataattaattaatcgtgtGCTAATGGACCATCTATTTTCCTTGCGCACCGTACACAGTTCCCATCCCTTGGTAGCGAACACACCCGTAGGATGCGTCCGGGGCGGGAGTAGACAGCCGCTTTTGCATTGCTCCGGCCGGCGGCATAAGGTGGTGGAGAGATTATACATAGAGGTGGCCGGCGTACGTGACGGCGATCGATGCGTACGTGGATTGATCGAACCGACCTGCCACACTAGTGAGTAGTGACACTGCGGCATACACGAATTTGGCTAGCTAGCTTCTGCCTGCAAAGTTGCCAACGCCCGCGTCGTGGGTTCGGCACGCCGCACGCAGCACGCTATTAGCCTGCGTGTGCCCGTAGCTTGCGGGTTCAATCCGAGGTCGCGCGCCAAGTCGCCATCAAGAGGCGGGACCGGGGAACAGGCCGGTTtggtcggcgcgggcggcgtcgTGATGGCGGGTGCAACCGGTAAACGGTTAACGGTTGAGAGAGTGTACTACTCGCTCCGTCCTATAACATAAgcgattttaagtttttatttgtaccatttgactactcgtcttattcaaaaaatttggaattattatttaatttttttgacttactttattatctatagtattttaagtgtaacttttcgttttttatatttgcacaaattttttgaataagacgagtagttaaataaaataagaaaaaaacttaaaatcctttatattatggaacggagtgGGTACTAGAGTGTACTGAAACCTGCCTGGTATAAACAAGACTACTCCTATCTACTATCAGTTGGAGCAGCGCACAGAGCAACAACCTTGTGTGTGACACACCGACCCCATCGCAACTACCCGATGTGGCCCGCCCAACGGCCCAAGCCCAGACTCCCCCGGGCCTACCGTTGCTTCTGCTGACAACAAATTAAACCGTTGGATCGGCCGTTATGCTGCCGGGTTTCTGGCCCGGACCACATAACCCCACGGATTCGGTGACGCCCCATTTATCGCCCCGTCATCCGGCCGCCCGACCAGGGAACCGGACGCGACACGCCACGCGACGAGAGGCCGACGATGCGCGCGCCGTTGCTCCTTGGACCGCCGATCACATGGCTCCGCCGCACCTCATCTATCGATACTCTTCTTGCGTGTGCCTCTCCTTgtgttagggtgtgtttaattcacgtttaaattaaaaatttgggttaaaattaaaacgatacgacggaaaagttgaaagtttatatgtgtagaaaagttttgatgtgatgaaaaaattaaaagtttgttgAAAAAGTTTGAAAGTAAACTCGACCTTAATTCTCCACTGGCCACTGCACGCACCTGGCCGTCCGTGTCGCGCTGTGCGTGAGCTTGTCTCACGCGTGGGCGCGCGTACGTGGCCCTGCGTGGCAGCCGGCCACCCGGGTGATATCATGACGACTGTGATGCATATGACGCGACCCACACGGAATTTTATTAGCGCACAAACACGTACTCTATTTACGATCGAGTTGGTATAACTAACGCGATGTATATATAAAGCGACGTTTTTACACGCGCTTGATGGTACTCTACATACTTAGGCAGCGTTTGAGAGGGTAAGGGAGTGAGTTTGTTggtttcgttttccgcgcgcacgtttcccaaactagtaaacggtgtattttttgcaaaaatattttatagaaaagttactttaaaaaatcatattaatttatttttaaaatttaaaatagttaatactcaattaatcataagctaatagctcacctcgttttacgtatcttcccatTCTCCTCAATCCACTCCTCCTCAAATAATCCCTTAAGCTCGGGCGGCCCAATGCATGGGCCATGTGTAATGAACAGATGCATGCACGGCCGGTCCGGTTCCTGTTCATCGATGGACGTACGATTACCATGGTCCATGTATGGCCGCCccattcactggtggagaaaccatctttcgtcggtcggccgatttccacaatagtcccggatgcaacaaaaaccggggctaaagatgatctttagtcccggttcaaaagggtaacgggcatatttgatctttagtcccggtttgtgttaccaaccgggactaaagatcatctttagtcccggttcgaatgctgtcagggcctgtcaggcccccccgggatctttagtcccggttggtaacaccaaccgggactaaagatcgtaactttagtcccggttggtattaccaaccgggactaaagatcccggtgatctttagccccggttggtgctaccaaccgggactaaagtctcacccctatatatatatgtctttttcctcctccagctgtccgagcaagcttcaaaatttcttcaaaaaagaggggaggtcatgccaaaatttctattgaatttattttggtgattacatataaatcggaggtgcctaaaaggtttgcaactttatcctccaatgtttttttttgtcatactacatttgcacctatgttttgcacacttttttgtctccaaaatttagttgtaagttgatgagagagaaaatgtgtgtggggaagaaagaatatatagaaatttagttcatttgctaaacaaggttttataaaatagcaacagggccatgaaaaaaaaaaggtcagctcgatctttagtcccggttggtaacaccaaccgggactaaagatggctcagccggccacgtggctgagccatctttagtcccggttggtgttaccaaccgagactaaagatcgatctttactcccggttatttcacccgggactaaagatagcgatctttagtcccggattgatactcccggtttggaaaccgggactaaaggggggttacgaaccgggactataaagggtttctccaccagtgattccTCGTCATTGTTTAGGAGAACAGTGAGTGGTACGCACCTGCTGCTAAGCAACGTGTCTCGATCGAGAGCTAGTCCTGAATTGATGTCATCCTGTATTCTCCTGTGAGATACAGTAATATAATAGTTTTGCACATGTGTATGTCTCGTATATACTCTCATGGCATGTTTATTCATCATTAATTCGGCCACATGCATGGGGCTATATGTATCTATGATGCAACATGCATACGGTGCTCCAGGACAAAACACAGTTAGCGACACGATACACACACACTATGTGTATGGTCAGGTGATCATTTGGGAAGCCGGCCTATGATACTTAATTGCTTGATCCTGTAGAGTTGGGTACTTAGGTCTGAAGGATTAACACTTTAACATATCTTATACTTATgggattaattaatttcttgttTTTGGGAGAACTTACTTGTcaacttagagcaagtttaagaACATGTACAATGGGAAGCTATAAATAAACACAATTCaagaagataaaagagaagagagaatgatagcgggctatagatttgtagccagctgcagtacaTACTCTAAGgtgcatgtgtgtatgacatgtgtgaccaaatattaattatgtaatatatatttatatataactattatatgaattgtcTATTAAGTTAACTATATATGATTTAGAGTCaacagttggctatactattagagcaacttaatagccaatttatacaatagttacctataaacatatatttacACTACTAATATttggtcccacttgtcatacacatatGTATCTTAGAGTtcgtgctatagctggctacaaatctatagcccgctactcttctaTCTCCTTTTTTATCTACTCGAGATGTGTTTATAGCTCTCCTATTGTACCTGCTTAAGAGCATGtaaaatagcaggctataagccagctataagaGCTGCgtgctacagatttgtagccagctgcagcacggactctaagacacgtgagtgtatgacaggtgggactaaatattaattatgtagtatatgtttataggtaatgGATTGactattaagttgactatagatgataAGGAGCCATCAGTTGGctatattaaacttgctcttaccgACTCGCCGCCGTACACAAGTGTCGCCGACGCTACCGGCGCAGTTAGCCCGCTACTTTACTGATGGGCCGAGCAGACTCGATCGGGCCCATATACTTGCCAACAAATCTAGCCCTTTCGGCCCATTTTGACTGCAACGAGAGAAGCAGAAACGGAGAGCGAGGAAAAAAAGGGGAAGAGAAgttgaaaaagagaagaaatctAAGCAAAGGCAAGGCACAGCATCGTCTCCAGCGGAGTCAAACACAAAGACAAGTCGAGATCCGGCGGCCGGTGgcgtcctcctccctctccctcctccccaacCAACGGCGCTGATCCCCTCCGCCATCTCCGTCCATCTCCGCCTAAAAAAACTAAGGTAAGCCACCAACTTTCCCTTGACACCAGCAGTAGTGGTAGTCGCTCTCCTTCTCACCGACCTCTGCCATGGCCCAGCGATGTCGGAGGGGTTCGACGGGAcggagaacggcggcggcggcggcggaggcggagtagGGAAGGAGCAGGACCGGTTCCTGCCGATCGCCAACATCGGCCGCATCATgcgccgggccgtgccggagaACGGCAAGATCGCCAAGGACTCCAAGGAGTCCGTCCAGGAGTGCGTCTCCGAGTTCATCAGCTTCATCACCAGCGAGTCAGTGTCGCCTCGCCTTTGTATTTGCTGTATATATCGGTGCCGGAGCTTGCTTGATCCGATCCAGttcggagcggcggcggcgcatttTGTCGTGCACCTGCCGTGCAGATGGCAAGGGTGACTGACGGCCATCTTTGGCATCTTTCCCTGCAGAGCAAGCGACAAGTGCCTCAAGGAGAAGCGCAAGACCATCAATGGGGACGACCTGATCTGGTCAATGGGCACGCTCGGATTCGAGGACTATGTCGAGCCTCTCAAGCTCTACCTCAGGCTCTACCGGGAGGTATtgttcctctcctctctcttccagAGTGTTTCCTAGTATTGTATTGCCTAGTGATGCATATGTTACTACGTGGGAAGTGAAGGCTGGTTCACCTCGATTAGGTAGGCGTAGGCTTCTATATTCGCACACAGTTTGCCTAAGCTTTTGATACACAGACTGATGCTCATACGAGCTCTGCACTGATTGGATTGTGCATATACCATGAGGCCATGATTCGTGCAAAAGGAGAGAGCTTTCGTGATTGTACTTATATCAAGGCTTTGACTTAGTATTACTTGGTCTGTCACATGGGTTGATTCACTCcaaattgatggatggttgatttAGTTGCCAACAGTAGATTGCGGAAAGGTTGAATGTGCTGCCTGAATGTTAAGCGCCCAATATTTCTAGGTCCAGGGCATGCACTGTAAAGGTGGAATTTTCTTTGTACTTATTGGCATGAACCGATTCAAAATGGCCGTAGTCTTCCATCTGTAGGCGTGCTGCTGGCAGAGTGGCCAGGTTAACATGGActgtaattttgttttatgtCCATAAAGCTACATATCTGATGAACGCCAATGCAAACTTGCAATTGTCAGATTATGAACTACATTTATGCTGAAGACATGTAACATTTTTGCTGAACTGACATTAGTGCCTGGAccaagattgattttttttcatcagcatatatttttaatttcaatcaCTAGTGAGATATAAAATACAACAAAAGGATGTTTCATTGTCCTCCAGAAAAAGATATTTACCGATATAAtttcctttgttttcttttccataTTATACACAAATTTTTACGTGCACTGATagttttttcccctttcttgcATGAATAACAACGGCCGTTGATTACCCTTGATGGTACTGAAGACGGAGGTATTTCCCATGTTGTATTACTTGTTAATCTTTAAGTTTTGTTAATGAAGGTTTATTCAATTTACTTGTTGATCTTCTAGGGTGACACAAAGGGTTCAAGAGCTTCTGAACTGCCAGTAAAGAAAGATGTTGTACTTAATGGAGATCCTGGATCATCGGTAATATATAGTTCCTTGTGCCAAGTTTTAATAAAACGAAACATTGCACTACCATCTGCCTTTCTTTATTGTCAAGCACACATTCACATATTTTTCCCTACAACTTGCTGTATTATCTTTTTTGCAAGTGCTACATCAATATGCACAAAACTCTCATTGTTTTGACCATTCTTCTATTCATGCCAGTATGCCACTAGCTGATGCATCAGCAGCGTGAAAATGTTAACTGTTTTTTTTAGTTTCTAAGATTATCGTTTGGGCTGTAAACATATTCATAACCTGTTATTTCTGCTGCTGCATTATGGGTCTGTGATTTTGTTGGAGGGCTGTAGTCAGGCTAGCCTTTGACTGGTTCTGGTATAAAAATGGATTGAAAAGCCAAACATAAAGCCTGGTTTTGTTTTAAGGTTTCATGGAAGCTGGCTTACTTTGTATAAACTTGTTATTTTCAAAAATCAATCACTTCTAGATTGCACATTGTTGAGCCATGCATTTTCTTTCCTTTTGCTTTTCAACCTTTAATACCATTTCTGTATCATGATATATTTGTTCCCCTTACTTTTGGTTTTCCTGCTATTCTTGATCGGTAACCATTGGTAGCCATATTAGTAATATTGAAAAGTTATTTTTGGATGAATATAATGGTGCAAGCAAATCTCACTGGAGCATTATTTTCTTGACAGTTTGAAGGCATGTAGGACGAGGAGTGTGATAGCATCTAGGAAGGAGAACCATCGTTTTTAGGGAAAGAACGCTCCAGCATCCTGTTATGTTGTAAGCAGGATGCTTCTAAAGTTCCAATACCTTGTTACCACGAATGTTAGTCGTCGTTCTTTTTGAAATGTTCTTGTGTTAGCCAGGATGTCCAAATTTGTTGTAGGTTCTAGTTCAGTCGTGTGTTGTGTGGTTGTGTCTAACCATATTTGGCCGTTTCCGGCTGTCCTGCATATGCTAAATTCAGAGGGGTAAAGAGATCTAAGAGAAACTTTTCTAAACTCTTACGCAAGCAGGTGTGATGCTGACACAAGTTTATGCAAAGTTGGGTTTCAAATTCAATTCTAATCTGTTGAATACTTTTACAAACATTAAAAACTCTATCATGCCACCAAACAACTGCAGAACTGCACCGCTTGAATAGACCAGCTCTGCAATGTTACTTCTACTATCTGAGTAAAGGACACATCCTTTTGAAGTTTCGCTATTTACGATGCGACCTCTGCAGCTTATTATAGTTGATAATGGCCTTGTTAAGTtattttcaaacttccaaaaattccgtcacatcaaatatttagacatatGCATGGGACATTAAATGT
This window encodes:
- the LOC4339676 gene encoding nuclear transcription factor Y subunit B-4 isoform X1, whose protein sequence is MSEGFDGTENGGGGGGGGVGKEQDRFLPIANIGRIMRRAVPENGKIAKDSKESVQECVSEFISFITSEASDKCLKEKRKTINGDDLIWSMGTLGFEDYVEPLKLYLRLYREGDTKGSRASELPVKKDVVLNGDPGSSFEGM
- the LOC4339676 gene encoding nuclear transcription factor Y subunit B-4; protein product: MSEGFDGTENGGGGGGGGVGKEQDRFLPIANIGRIMRRAVPENGKIAKDSKESVQECVSEFISFITSEASDKCLKEKRKTINGDDLIWSMGTLGFEDYVEPLKLYLRLYRETEGDTKGSRASELPVKKDVVLNGDPGSSFEGM